CGACGAAGATGAGGAACGCTCTATCTCAGTATGCACGCTTACGAAGTAGGCTGTTATCGGCGATTCAAAAGGTTTCAGGAGCAAAAGTCATCATTGATTCATCTAAATCTCCCGTTGTGCTCTATGCGTTAAATGAGGTCGATCATATTGATTATCACGTCGTTCATCTCGTGCGAGACAGTCGGGGCGTAGCATTTTCCTGGCTACGAAAAAAACCAGCCCTCATTTCGAAAAACAAAGCTCACTATCTCAGCCGATTCAATGTCGCATCTTCTTCGTTGATTTGGAGTGAGTATAATCTTCTGATTGAGGCGTATGGTCAGTCTAAACGATTGCTAGGTCGTGTACGTTATGAAGATTTCATTGCTGATCCAAAAGGAGAGACGTTAAAGATTTTATCAGGCTTGGGAGAAAAACAAGGCGATTTAGAGTTTCTCGAACAAAGTTCAGTCGAATTTAAGACTTTTCATTCCCTCAACGGGAATCCCATGAGGTTTCAAAAGGGTAAAGTTCAACTTGCTCCAGATGAGGAATGGAAGCAGAAAATGCCTAAAGTGAAAAAAGCCATGGTAACAGCCATGACGTACCCATTGTTGGCACGTTACGGCTATCTAAAGCAATAATAGCCAGAGTAAAAGGAATATTCAGCAGAAAAATGACCTAAAACACATACCGGTCTGTTTAAGTTTGACATTCAACTGATCAAATTTCCATCGATCGAAGTTAACCAAAATTCTTCACGGTTGGTCGACCAGTATCTAATGTATACATTCTTATCTGCCCAAGGATT
The genomic region above belongs to Nitrospirales bacterium and contains:
- a CDS encoding sulfotransferase, with protein sequence MMGTDAKVLYIAGYGRSGSTLLERILGQFEGFFPVGELETIWHYGFVDNHLCACGQSFSDCDFWQSVVKEGLQPGHDFDLNEIAAIKKYLRFRRVPQLSMPCLTTTKMRNALSQYARLRSRLLSAIQKVSGAKVIIDSSKSPVVLYALNEVDHIDYHVVHLVRDSRGVAFSWLRKKPALISKNKAHYLSRFNVASSSLIWSEYNLLIEAYGQSKRLLGRVRYEDFIADPKGETLKILSGLGEKQGDLEFLEQSSVEFKTFHSLNGNPMRFQKGKVQLAPDEEWKQKMPKVKKAMVTAMTYPLLARYGYLKQ